A region from the Trachemys scripta elegans isolate TJP31775 chromosome 22, CAS_Tse_1.0, whole genome shotgun sequence genome encodes:
- the ACTL9 gene encoding actin-like protein 9 — translation MNPQSGSLGTRSPSLRSGAHSPDKYLKAKGAAEESRFTGEWSSSPAKDRPVVKKTGAVVIETGTGSCKAGFAGQQKPKSIVGTVVGHLSEGSIKSERTGPDTFVGERARLQPNAEIIFPVRNGIIIDWEAAEVLWRHMFYHDLKVHPEEHALLMSDPPLSPTTNREKMVEVVFESLNSPGMYIAYHSVLSVYAHGKISGLVVDTGYAVTHTVPVLDGYNLPHAIERMDIAGSHLTSFLLQLLRDTGHAFNERMMHIVEDIKHKFCYVAADIESECNLPKEEYMVDFQLPDGQIISLEKERFQCPERLFNPPKMPGVSLVGIHTMAQRSLKKVPKEARRDMYQNVLLCGGSSLFEGLEKRFTSELLQKVPVNTKLRVSSIPLRNYAAWTGGSVLASLKNFQSCWIRKEQYTEHGPYIVHRRCY, via the coding sequence ATGAATCCACAATCAGGCAGTCTAGGGACAAGGAGCCCCTCTCTAAGATCTGGGGCCCATTCTCCAGATAAGTACCTCAAGGCTAAAGGAGCAGCAGAAGAAAGCAGGTTCACTGGAGAGTGGTCTAGTTCCCCTGCGAAAGACCGCCCTGTTGTGAAGAAGACAGGAGCCGTTGTGATAGAAACAGGTACTGGGAGCTGTAAAGCAGGGTTTGCTGGGCAGCAGAAACCCAAATCCATTGTTGGTACTGTGGTCGGCCATCTTTCGGAGGGGTCAATAAAGTCTGAAAGGACCGGACCAGACACTTTTGTGGGAGAGAGAGCCCGACTGCAACCCAATGCGGAGATCATTTTTCCTGTGAGGAATGGCATCATCATCGATTGGGAGGCAGCAGAAGTCCTCTGGAGACACATGTTCTATCATGACCTTAAAGTTCACCCAGAAGAGCATGCTCTATTGATGTCAGATCCACCCCTCAGCCCTACCACCAACAGAGAGAAGATGGTGGAAGTGGTGTTTGAATCGCTGAACTCTCCTGGCATGTACATTGCTTATCACTCTGTCTTGTCAGTATATGCCCATGGGAAAATCAGTGGCTTGGTGGTAGATACGGGTTACGCAGTGACCCACACTGTACCGGTCCTTGACGGTTATAACTTGCCACATGCCATTGAGAGAATGGATATTGCCGGATCTCACTTGACTTCCTTTCTGCTACAGCTTCTCAGGGACACTGGGCATGCGTTTAATGAGAGGATGATGCATATTGTGGAAGACATCAAGCATAAGTTCTGCTACGTCGCTGCGGACATTGAAAGCGAGTGCAATCTTCCCAAGGAGGAATACATGGTAGATTTCCAGCTGCCGGATGGCCAGATCATCAGCCTAGAGAAAGAGCGATTCCAGTGCCCAGAGAGATTATTCAACCCCCCCAAGATGCCTGGTGTTTCCCTTGTGGGCATCCACACCATGGCCCAGAGAAGCTTAAAGAAAGTCCCCAAAGAAGCCAGGAGAGATATGTACCAAAATGTACTTCTCTGTGGAGGTTCCTCTCTCTTTGAGGGGCTGGAGAAGAGGTTTACCAGCGAGCTCCTTCAGAAAGTGCCAGTTAACACCAAGCTGAGAGTTTCCTCCATCCCGCTGAGGAATTATGCTGCTTGGACTGGAGGCTCCGTCCTGGCTTCCTTGAAGAACTTCCAGTCGTGTTGGATTCGAAAGGAGCAGTACACAGAGCATGGGCCGTACATTGTCCATCGGAGGTGCTACTGA